A single window of Myripristis murdjan chromosome 21, fMyrMur1.1, whole genome shotgun sequence DNA harbors:
- the LOC115379859 gene encoding potassium voltage-gated channel subfamily E member 2-like, which produces MFCCTCSPLATSVVSPPLLRATEFYQSPAHWTCVFYTIRDRKKISMSDWSNLTFHLEDSLTSALSHYLNNWRQNISAAANALDKTLAEENFRNVIWYLAVMIGMFSFIIVAILVSTVKSKRREHSNDPYHTYIEEDWTAEIKQIHIIGNTTAS; this is translated from the exons ATGTTTTGCTGCACGTGCTCTCCCCTTGCCACTTCTGTCGTCTCTCCACCACTCCTGCGGGCTACGGAATTTTACCAGTCACCAGCTCATT GGACCTGCGTTTTCTACACAAtcagagacaggaaaaag ATAAGCATGTCTGATTGGTCCAACCTGACCTTTCACCTGGAGGATTCCTTGACCAGTGCCTTGAGTCATTACCTCAACAACTGGAGGCAAAATATCTCAGCCGCAGCAAACGCCCTGGACAAGACACTGGCTGAGGAGAACTTCAGGAACGTGATCTGGTACCTGGCAGTGATGATCGGCatgttttctttcatcatcGTGGCCATCCTGGTGAGCACAGTCAAATCCAAGAGGAGGGAGCACTCCAACGACCCGTACCACACATACATTGAGGAGGACTGGACTGCTGAGATTAAACAGATTCATATCATCGGCAACACCACTGCCAGCTAA